The following proteins are encoded in a genomic region of Gossypium hirsutum isolate 1008001.06 chromosome D05, Gossypium_hirsutum_v2.1, whole genome shotgun sequence:
- the LOC107904989 gene encoding G-type lectin S-receptor-like serine/threonine-protein kinase At5g35370, whose translation MGSLFFLIGLLNFYPFSVSGVSFTEFIYPNFTASHFQFINDNGAFLFSRNGTFKASIYNPKAQETDFYLCIIHVESNTIIWSANRDSPISSSGEMGLTIQGISIVNSDGHLKWSTPRLKATVHALVLTEMGNLVLLDQFNASLWESFRYPTDTIVFGQRLSVGANLSSAVSESNLSTGDYRFTVTASDAILQWYKQAFWKLSMDTKAYVDSSYDVEYMAINKTGLYLLGRNGSAVVIRVNLSTTNFRIAKLGFSGQFSVSSFSSGKWVQEFVDPIDNCQIPTNCGKMGLCTRESTSNSPTCSCPSGFRSASQNIGGCLPNDRSYSLPTACDSTKNVSVSESNSSDVSYIKLGSGMQYFSLVFSQPDIYGVNFSVCQDVCTGNCACLGIFHENSSGSCYVLENELGSIILSDTGANDLQGYVKVLVGPTSTDPDGDNGISNQRKKFPTAAAVLLPFTGVFLLAALVFFWSKRWKFNKTEELKLGHQNSVSSDDLDGFYIPGLPQKFNYEEIELATHNFKTQIGSGGFGAVYKGTLPDKTVVAVKKITNPGTQGKKEFCTEIAVIGNIHHVNLVKLRGFCAHGRQRFLVYEYMNRGSLDRSLFGIGPALEWQERFDIALGTARGLAYLHGGCEHKIIHCDVKPENILLHDHFQAKISDFGLSKLLTPEQSSLFTTMRGTRGYLAPEWLTNSAISEKTDVYSFGMVLLELVSGRKNCSLKPISHTFNETNSGGANNSSASSVAGLVYFPLFALEMHEQGRYLELADPRLEERVNNNEVEKLVRIALCCVHEEPALRPSMAAVVGMLEGGLPLGQPRVESLNFLRYYGRTFTEASMAEGDNRQSDAHFVFFQQDNATRSSKNTSGSNTCLSYISSQQISGPR comes from the coding sequence ATGGGATCCTTATTCTTTCTTATCGGTCTCCTTAATTTCTATCCCTTTTCCGTCTCCGGGGTTTCTTTCACGGAATTTATCTACCCAAACTTCACTGCTTCACACTTTCAATTTATCAACGATAATGGCGCCTTCTTGTTCTCTCGTAATGGAACATTCAAAGCTTCCATCTACAATCCCAAAGCTCAGGAAACCGACTTTTATTTATGCATCATACACGTTGAATCCAACACCATCATCTGGTCAGCCAATCGTGATTCTCCCATCTCCAGCTCTGGCGAAATGGGTCTTACAATCCAAGGAATTAGCATTGTTAACTCAGATGGTCACCTCAAATGGTCAACTCCACGGTTAAAAGCAACGGTTCACGCGTTGGTGTTGACTGAGATGGGCAATCTCGTTTTGCTCGATCAATTCAATGCTTCTCTTTGGGAAAGCTTCCGTTATCCGACGGATACAATTGTGTTCGGACAACGGCTTTCGGTCGGGGCGAATCTGTCGAGTGCTGTCTCGGAAAGTAACTTGTCGACCGGTGATTACAGGTTCACGGTTACAGCTTCTGATGCAATATTGCAATGGTATAAACAGGCGTTTTGGAAACTGTCCATGGATACCAAGGCCTATGTGGACTCAAGCTATGATGTCGAGTACATGGCAATAAACAAAACAGGCCTATATCTCCTTGGTCGTAATGGATCGGCTGTTGTCATTCGGGTTAACTTGTCGACGACCAACTTCCGGATTGCCAAGTTGGGCTTTTCAGGTCAGTTCTCTGTAAGTAGTTTCTCTAGTGGCAAATGGGTTCAGGAATTTGTTGACCCTATTGATAATTGTCAAATTCCAACAAACTGTGGCAAAATGGGATTATGCACTCGTGAATCAACCTCAAATTCCCCCACTTGTTCATGCCCCTCTGGTTTTCGTTCAGCTTCACAAAATATTGGTGGGTGTCTGCCAAATGATCGTTCTTATTCTCTACCCACTGCTTGTGATTCAACGAAAAATGTCAGCGTTAGCGAGTCAAATTCTTCGGATGTTTCCTATATCAAACTAGGCTCTGGTATGCAGTATTTTTCTCTTGTTTTCTCTCAGCCTGATATATACGGTGTAAATTTCTCAGTTTGTCAAGATGTATGCACGGGGAACTGTGCTTGCTTGGGAATTTTCCACGAAAATTCTTCTGGTTCTTGCTATGTGCTTGAAAATGAATTAGGGTCCATTATATTAAGCGATACCGGTGCAAATGATCTTCAAGGGTATGTTAAAGTACTTGTTGGACCTACTTCGACTGATCCCGATGGCGACAATGGTATTAGCAACCAAAGGAAAAAGTTCCCAACAGCTGCCGCTGTGCTCTTACCTTTTACCGGCGTTTTCCTATTAGCTGCTCTAGTTTTTTTCTGGTCGAAAAGATGGAAATTCAACAAAACTGAAGAGTTAAAATTAGGCCACCAAAACTCAGTCTCGTCGGACGATCTCGATGGGTTTTACATTCCAGGCTTGCCCCAAAAGTTCAATTACGAAGAAATTGAATTGGCCACTCATAATTTCAAGACCCAAATCGGATCAGGTGGCTTTGGTGCAGTATACAAAGGCACGCTCCCTGACAAAACTGTTGTTGCAGTGAAGAAGATAACAAATCCAGGCACGCAAGGGAAAAAAGAATTCTGCACTGAAATTGCAGTCATTGGAAACATTCACCACGTTAATTTGGTTAAACTGAGAGGTTTTTGTGCCCATGGGAGACAAAGGTTTTTGGTTTATGAGTATATGAACAGAGGTTCCCTGGATCGATCCCTTTTCGGCATTGGTCCAGCCTTGGAAtggcaagagaggttcgatataGCACTTGGGACTGCTCGTGGGCTCGCATACTTGCACGGCGGCTGCGAACATAAGATCATTCATTGTGATGTTAAACCAGAAAACATTCTCTTACACGATCATTTCCAGGCAAAGATCTCGGATTTCGGGCTCTCAAAGCTTCTAACACCTGAACAATCAAGTCTCTTCACAACAATGAGAGGCACTCGAGGTTATCTAGCGCCGGAATGGCTTACAAACTCCGCCATTTCCGAAAAAACCGACGTTTACAGTTTCGGGATGGTACTGCTTGAATTGGTGAGCGGCAGGAAAAACTGCTCGTTAAAACCAATCAGCCATACATTCAATGAAACCAACAGTGGCGGAGCCAACAACTCCTCAGCGTCATCGGTAGCGGGATTGGTTTATTTTCCATTATTCGCACTCGAGATGCATGAACAGGGCAGATACTTGGAGCTGGCAGATCCGAGACTCGAGGAGCGAGTAAACAATAACGAAGTGGAGAAACTAGTGCGGATCGCTTTATGTTGCGTTCACGAGGAGCCTGCACTTCGGCCAAGCATGGCTGCCGTTGTTGGGATGTTGGAAGGTGGGCTTCCTTTAGGTCAGCCTAGAGTGGAATCCTTGAACTTTTTGCGCTATTATGGCCGCACATTTACAGAGGCTTCCATGGCAGAAGGGGATAATAGGCAAAGCGATGCTCATTTCGTGTTTTTTCAACAAGATAATGCTACTCGTAGTAGTAAAAATACAAGTGGTTCAAATACATGCCTTTCTTATATCTCTTCACAACAAATCTCAGGCCCCAGATAA
- the LOC107904990 gene encoding DIS3-like exonuclease 2 isoform X1, whose amino-acid sequence MRRGSGVVESSVIVERVDDVDKEKKKKRRSNRRSKHNSAFNSVNEARGETSDSLKSDDKTKNFVSSMGYSSSKQGLEMTSNEQTTSNVGFSSMPTMHINERVGSACDDTAVVVGGSIYSKSCPESIAYPGSSKLCTDGFLPFHQFEGSFRKKLFAPYWPMEAVNEALEKGEAFKALFRVNAHNRLEAYCKIDGVPTDVLVNGMYSQNRAVEGDIVVIKVDPLGLWTKMKGSNGSSNNSTVVEDCNLVQEVNGLADNSEKGKGKVDANCEHSDGRSGVLPDKGFYDATQVTRTATYNYVNGHHQYGSESLHVGLLPGQNQGMNSVDQLASMTIRYPLKRPTAKVVAIVEKSLRRNAIVGFLNVKPWFSYLELNRKDAKKNSVILDHEYVTLTPTDPRFPKMVVFVRDLPVSIKKRLEDGDITIETELLAAQIEDWSAESSFPCARVSHSFGRGSDLEPQINAILYENAIHCADFSPQVLSCLPSTPWEIPSKEIQTRRDLRDLCVFTIDPPTASDLDDALSVEKLSKDTFRVGVHIADVSYFVLPNTALDVEAQFRSTSVYLLQRKIQMLPSLLSEELGSLNPGVDRLSFSMFWELNSMGDVLDRWIGRTVIRSCCKLSYRHAQDFIQGIADVENFSTLEGYPELHGQFEWSDVIRSVKYLHEISKTLKEKRFNGGALQLESAKIVYLFDEDGVPYDSNLIERMDSNFLVEEFMLLANTTAAEIISRAFPDSALLRRHPEPNMRKLKEFEAFCRKHGLALDTSSSGQFHQSLEKLREKLKGDSVLFDILISYASKPMQLASYFCSGNLKDNLNDWGHYGLAVPLYTHFTSPLRRYPDIVVHRTLAAVIEAEELCMKHRRVLKCTDGKVSKHCFTGIYFDKEAAESPQGQVALSNAALKHGIPSPDLLGDVAAYCNERKLASRHAEDACEKLYMWVLLKRREILLSDARVLGLGPRFMSVYIQKLAIERRIYYDEVEGLTVEWLESTSTLVLSLAGHKRLFKRGGPGNYMALGNAAWVVNPYDLSVETGIDDCDATRMANGEVALSDSEPNSKPWIDPGAFPLTVRMLSTIPVALYAIGGGDGPLEIGVRLYMSSYLK is encoded by the exons atgAGGAGAGGTAGCGGCGTTGTGGAGTCGTCTGTTATTGTTGAGAGGGTTGACGATGTTGataaggagaagaagaaaaaacgaCGATCTAATCGTCGATCCAAACATAACTCAG CTTTTAATTCAGTGAATGAAGCACGTGGAGAAACATCAGATAGCTTGAAAAGCGAtgacaaaacaaaaaatttcGTATCCTCTATGGGTTATTCTTCGTCCAAACAAGGATTGGAGATGACTTCGAATGAACAGACAACATCTAATGTTGGTTTTAGTTCTATGCCTACAATGCATATCAATGAACGAGTTGGCTCTGCTTGTGATGATACTGCTGTTGTTGTTGGTGGAAGCATTTATTCCAAATCGTGTCCTGAATCAATTGCCTATCCGGGGTCATCTAAATTGTGCACAGATGGATTTCTTCCATTCCACCAGTTTGAGGGTTCTTTCCGAAAGAAACTGTTTGCTCCTTACTGGCCTATGGAGGCCGTAAATGAGGCATTGGAG AAAGGGGAAGCTTTCAAAGCGTTGTTTCGTGTGAATGCACACAACCGACTGGAG GCATATTGCAAAATAGATGGGGTACCTACAGATGTTCTTGTCAATGGAATGTATTCGCAGAATAGAGCT GTTGAGGGAGATATTGTGGTTATTAAGGTTGATCCTTTGGGATTGTGGACAAAGATGAAAGGGTCAAATGGGTCCTCAAACAATTCTACAGTGGTAGAAGATTGTAATTTAGTTCAAGAGGTCAATGGACTGGCTGATAATAGCGAGAAGGGTAAAGGAAAGGTAGATGCCAATTGCGAGCATAGTGATGGTAGAAGTGGAGTACTACCTGATAAAGGGTTTTATGATGCAACACAAGTGACTAGAACAGCAACATACAACTATGTAAATGGGCATCACCAATATGGTTCGGAGTCTTTGCATGTGGGTCTTTTACCCGGGCAGAATCAAGGAATGAATTCAGTGGATCAGTTGGCTTCCATGACAATTCGATACCCTCTGAAACGACCTACTGCAAAGGTTGTTGCAATTGTTGAAAAATCTCTTCGAAGGAATGCTATTGTCGGCTTTCTTAATGTTAAGCCGTGGTTCTCCTATCTAGAACTTAATAGAAAAGATGCAAAGAAAAATTCTGTGATCCTTGATCACGAGTATGTTACATTGACCCCAACTGATCCAAGATTTCCCAAAATGGTTGTTTTTGTGAGAGACTTACCAGTCTCTATAAAAAAGAGGTTGGAAGATGGTGATATAACAATTGAGACGGAGCTGCTAGCTGCCCAAATTGAAGATTGGAGTGCAGAAAGTTCTTTCCCATGTGCTCGTGTCTCTCATTCTTTTGGACGGGGCAGTGACTTGGAACCTCAAATCAATGCAATTCTATATGAAAATGCAATTCATTGTGCTGATTTTTCTCCTCAAGTACTTTCTTGTCTTCCAAGTACTCCTTGGGAAATCCCATCCAAGGAAATTCAAACTAGAAGAGACCTTAGAGACTTGTGTGTGTTCACGATTGACCCTCCCACTGCTTCTGATCTTGATGATGCTTTATCTGTTGAAAAGTTATCGAAGGATACTTTTAGAGTAGGTGTACACATCGCAGATGTGTCGTACTTTGTCTTACCAAACACAGCCTTAGATGTAGAAGCTCAGTTTCGATCAACCAGTGTCTACTTGTTGCAAAGGAAGATACAGATGTTGCCATCTTTGCTTTCAGAAGAGCTTGGCTCGCTCAACCCCGGAGTAGATAGGCTTTCCTTTTCTATGTTTTGGGAATTAAACAGCATGGGGGATGTTTTGGATCGTTGGATTGGTCGTACAGTGATAAGATCTTGTTGCAAGCTTTCATATAGACATGCTCAAGACTTCATTCAAGGTATAGCTGATGTGGAGAACTTTAGTACCTTAGAGGGGTACCCTGAGTTGCATGGtcagtttgaatggtctgatgttattagatctgttaaatatcttcatgaaatttcaaaaacTTTGAAGGAGAAAAGATTTAATGGTGGTGCTCTACAGCTTGAAAGTgctaaaattgtttatttatttgatgaAGATGGGGTTCCATACGATAGCAATCTAATTGAGCGGATGGATTCAAATTTTCTTGTTGAAGAGTTCATGCTTTTGGCAAATACGACAGCTGCAGAAATAATATCTAGAGCTTTTCCGGATAGTGCATTATTGCGAAGGCATCCTGAACCTAACATGAGAAAACTTAAAGAGTTTGAAGCTTTTTGTCGCAAACATGGTCTAGCATTGGATACTTCCTCTTCTGGTCAGTTTCACCAATCCTTGGAAAAATTAAGGGAAAAACTCAAGGGTGATTCTGTTCTTTTTGATATTCTCATCTCATATGCTTCAAAACCGATGCAATTGGCTAGTTACTTTTGCAGTGGTAACTTAAAAGATAACTTGAATGATTGGGGTCATTATGGGTTGGCTGTTCCTCTCTACACGCATTTTACTTCGCCTCTACGTCGTTATCCAGACATTGTTGTACATCGGACATTGGCTGCTGTAATTGAAGCTGAGGAGCTATGTATGAAGCATAGAAGGGTGCTTAAATGTACAGATGGGAAGGTGTCCAAACATTGTTTCACTGGTATTTATTTTGATAAGGAAGCTGCAGAGTCTCCACAAGGGCAAGTAGCATTGTCAAATGCTGCATTGAAGCATGGAATCCCTTCCCCTGATCTGCTTGGCGATGTTGCTGCGTATTGTAATGAGAGAAAGCTGGCCAGCAGGCATGCAGAGGATGCTTGTGAGAAACTCTATATGTGGGTTTTGCTAAAGAGAAGGGAG ATTTTGTTGTCTGATGCTAGAGTGTTGGGATTGGGTCCAAGATTTATGTCTGTTTACATTCAGAAGCTGGCT ATTGAGCGGCGAATATACTATGATGAAGTTGAAGGGTTAACTGTAGAATGGCTTGAATCTACCTCAACGCTGGTGCTCAGTTTAGCTGGGCACAAACGCTTGTTCAAGAGAGGTGGCCCAGGGAATTACATGGCTCTAGGAAATGCTGCATGGGTTGTAAATCCTTATGATCTAAGTGTGGAAACAGGTATTGATGACTGTGATGCAACGCGCATGGCAAATGGTGAGGTGGCATTATCAGATTCAGAGCCAAACTCGAAGCCTTGGATTGATCCTGGAGCCTTCCCTCTAACGGTGCGGATGCTTTCAACAATTCCTGTGGCACTGTATGCAATTGGTGGTGGTGATGGACCCCTCGAGATTGGGGTACGATTATACATGAGTTCATATTTGAAGTAA
- the LOC107904990 gene encoding DIS3-like exonuclease 2 isoform X2, whose protein sequence is MRRGSGVVESSVIVERVDDVDKEKKKKRRSNRRSKHNSVNEARGETSDSLKSDDKTKNFVSSMGYSSSKQGLEMTSNEQTTSNVGFSSMPTMHINERVGSACDDTAVVVGGSIYSKSCPESIAYPGSSKLCTDGFLPFHQFEGSFRKKLFAPYWPMEAVNEALEKGEAFKALFRVNAHNRLEAYCKIDGVPTDVLVNGMYSQNRAVEGDIVVIKVDPLGLWTKMKGSNGSSNNSTVVEDCNLVQEVNGLADNSEKGKGKVDANCEHSDGRSGVLPDKGFYDATQVTRTATYNYVNGHHQYGSESLHVGLLPGQNQGMNSVDQLASMTIRYPLKRPTAKVVAIVEKSLRRNAIVGFLNVKPWFSYLELNRKDAKKNSVILDHEYVTLTPTDPRFPKMVVFVRDLPVSIKKRLEDGDITIETELLAAQIEDWSAESSFPCARVSHSFGRGSDLEPQINAILYENAIHCADFSPQVLSCLPSTPWEIPSKEIQTRRDLRDLCVFTIDPPTASDLDDALSVEKLSKDTFRVGVHIADVSYFVLPNTALDVEAQFRSTSVYLLQRKIQMLPSLLSEELGSLNPGVDRLSFSMFWELNSMGDVLDRWIGRTVIRSCCKLSYRHAQDFIQGIADVENFSTLEGYPELHGQFEWSDVIRSVKYLHEISKTLKEKRFNGGALQLESAKIVYLFDEDGVPYDSNLIERMDSNFLVEEFMLLANTTAAEIISRAFPDSALLRRHPEPNMRKLKEFEAFCRKHGLALDTSSSGQFHQSLEKLREKLKGDSVLFDILISYASKPMQLASYFCSGNLKDNLNDWGHYGLAVPLYTHFTSPLRRYPDIVVHRTLAAVIEAEELCMKHRRVLKCTDGKVSKHCFTGIYFDKEAAESPQGQVALSNAALKHGIPSPDLLGDVAAYCNERKLASRHAEDACEKLYMWVLLKRREILLSDARVLGLGPRFMSVYIQKLAIERRIYYDEVEGLTVEWLESTSTLVLSLAGHKRLFKRGGPGNYMALGNAAWVVNPYDLSVETGIDDCDATRMANGEVALSDSEPNSKPWIDPGAFPLTVRMLSTIPVALYAIGGGDGPLEIGVRLYMSSYLK, encoded by the exons atgAGGAGAGGTAGCGGCGTTGTGGAGTCGTCTGTTATTGTTGAGAGGGTTGACGATGTTGataaggagaagaagaaaaaacgaCGATCTAATCGTCGATCCAAACATAACTCAG TGAATGAAGCACGTGGAGAAACATCAGATAGCTTGAAAAGCGAtgacaaaacaaaaaatttcGTATCCTCTATGGGTTATTCTTCGTCCAAACAAGGATTGGAGATGACTTCGAATGAACAGACAACATCTAATGTTGGTTTTAGTTCTATGCCTACAATGCATATCAATGAACGAGTTGGCTCTGCTTGTGATGATACTGCTGTTGTTGTTGGTGGAAGCATTTATTCCAAATCGTGTCCTGAATCAATTGCCTATCCGGGGTCATCTAAATTGTGCACAGATGGATTTCTTCCATTCCACCAGTTTGAGGGTTCTTTCCGAAAGAAACTGTTTGCTCCTTACTGGCCTATGGAGGCCGTAAATGAGGCATTGGAG AAAGGGGAAGCTTTCAAAGCGTTGTTTCGTGTGAATGCACACAACCGACTGGAG GCATATTGCAAAATAGATGGGGTACCTACAGATGTTCTTGTCAATGGAATGTATTCGCAGAATAGAGCT GTTGAGGGAGATATTGTGGTTATTAAGGTTGATCCTTTGGGATTGTGGACAAAGATGAAAGGGTCAAATGGGTCCTCAAACAATTCTACAGTGGTAGAAGATTGTAATTTAGTTCAAGAGGTCAATGGACTGGCTGATAATAGCGAGAAGGGTAAAGGAAAGGTAGATGCCAATTGCGAGCATAGTGATGGTAGAAGTGGAGTACTACCTGATAAAGGGTTTTATGATGCAACACAAGTGACTAGAACAGCAACATACAACTATGTAAATGGGCATCACCAATATGGTTCGGAGTCTTTGCATGTGGGTCTTTTACCCGGGCAGAATCAAGGAATGAATTCAGTGGATCAGTTGGCTTCCATGACAATTCGATACCCTCTGAAACGACCTACTGCAAAGGTTGTTGCAATTGTTGAAAAATCTCTTCGAAGGAATGCTATTGTCGGCTTTCTTAATGTTAAGCCGTGGTTCTCCTATCTAGAACTTAATAGAAAAGATGCAAAGAAAAATTCTGTGATCCTTGATCACGAGTATGTTACATTGACCCCAACTGATCCAAGATTTCCCAAAATGGTTGTTTTTGTGAGAGACTTACCAGTCTCTATAAAAAAGAGGTTGGAAGATGGTGATATAACAATTGAGACGGAGCTGCTAGCTGCCCAAATTGAAGATTGGAGTGCAGAAAGTTCTTTCCCATGTGCTCGTGTCTCTCATTCTTTTGGACGGGGCAGTGACTTGGAACCTCAAATCAATGCAATTCTATATGAAAATGCAATTCATTGTGCTGATTTTTCTCCTCAAGTACTTTCTTGTCTTCCAAGTACTCCTTGGGAAATCCCATCCAAGGAAATTCAAACTAGAAGAGACCTTAGAGACTTGTGTGTGTTCACGATTGACCCTCCCACTGCTTCTGATCTTGATGATGCTTTATCTGTTGAAAAGTTATCGAAGGATACTTTTAGAGTAGGTGTACACATCGCAGATGTGTCGTACTTTGTCTTACCAAACACAGCCTTAGATGTAGAAGCTCAGTTTCGATCAACCAGTGTCTACTTGTTGCAAAGGAAGATACAGATGTTGCCATCTTTGCTTTCAGAAGAGCTTGGCTCGCTCAACCCCGGAGTAGATAGGCTTTCCTTTTCTATGTTTTGGGAATTAAACAGCATGGGGGATGTTTTGGATCGTTGGATTGGTCGTACAGTGATAAGATCTTGTTGCAAGCTTTCATATAGACATGCTCAAGACTTCATTCAAGGTATAGCTGATGTGGAGAACTTTAGTACCTTAGAGGGGTACCCTGAGTTGCATGGtcagtttgaatggtctgatgttattagatctgttaaatatcttcatgaaatttcaaaaacTTTGAAGGAGAAAAGATTTAATGGTGGTGCTCTACAGCTTGAAAGTgctaaaattgtttatttatttgatgaAGATGGGGTTCCATACGATAGCAATCTAATTGAGCGGATGGATTCAAATTTTCTTGTTGAAGAGTTCATGCTTTTGGCAAATACGACAGCTGCAGAAATAATATCTAGAGCTTTTCCGGATAGTGCATTATTGCGAAGGCATCCTGAACCTAACATGAGAAAACTTAAAGAGTTTGAAGCTTTTTGTCGCAAACATGGTCTAGCATTGGATACTTCCTCTTCTGGTCAGTTTCACCAATCCTTGGAAAAATTAAGGGAAAAACTCAAGGGTGATTCTGTTCTTTTTGATATTCTCATCTCATATGCTTCAAAACCGATGCAATTGGCTAGTTACTTTTGCAGTGGTAACTTAAAAGATAACTTGAATGATTGGGGTCATTATGGGTTGGCTGTTCCTCTCTACACGCATTTTACTTCGCCTCTACGTCGTTATCCAGACATTGTTGTACATCGGACATTGGCTGCTGTAATTGAAGCTGAGGAGCTATGTATGAAGCATAGAAGGGTGCTTAAATGTACAGATGGGAAGGTGTCCAAACATTGTTTCACTGGTATTTATTTTGATAAGGAAGCTGCAGAGTCTCCACAAGGGCAAGTAGCATTGTCAAATGCTGCATTGAAGCATGGAATCCCTTCCCCTGATCTGCTTGGCGATGTTGCTGCGTATTGTAATGAGAGAAAGCTGGCCAGCAGGCATGCAGAGGATGCTTGTGAGAAACTCTATATGTGGGTTTTGCTAAAGAGAAGGGAG ATTTTGTTGTCTGATGCTAGAGTGTTGGGATTGGGTCCAAGATTTATGTCTGTTTACATTCAGAAGCTGGCT ATTGAGCGGCGAATATACTATGATGAAGTTGAAGGGTTAACTGTAGAATGGCTTGAATCTACCTCAACGCTGGTGCTCAGTTTAGCTGGGCACAAACGCTTGTTCAAGAGAGGTGGCCCAGGGAATTACATGGCTCTAGGAAATGCTGCATGGGTTGTAAATCCTTATGATCTAAGTGTGGAAACAGGTATTGATGACTGTGATGCAACGCGCATGGCAAATGGTGAGGTGGCATTATCAGATTCAGAGCCAAACTCGAAGCCTTGGATTGATCCTGGAGCCTTCCCTCTAACGGTGCGGATGCTTTCAACAATTCCTGTGGCACTGTATGCAATTGGTGGTGGTGATGGACCCCTCGAGATTGGGGTACGATTATACATGAGTTCATATTTGAAGTAA